One genomic segment of Anguilla anguilla isolate fAngAng1 chromosome 2, fAngAng1.pri, whole genome shotgun sequence includes these proteins:
- the ier2b gene encoding immediate early response 2b, which translates to MDVNAEAKRIMTLSLGKLYSSRSQRGGLRLHRSLLLSLVMRTARDVYLTARLVSESEGGQLATVHSVQEQPATEEQMDTSSTQVETSTPQCTRLAESMDSQPSEVQSEPGYPSCARGKEDKENRSPVSTDRPSRKRRGKAAAEPDFLPSKKARMETGGESPVIRGAGLRNCNGNSCRVGDSFTSVPLSQVVAVF; encoded by the coding sequence ATGGACGTAAACGCCGAGGCCAAGCGAATCATGACTCTGTCCCTGGGCAAGCTTTACAGCTCGCGCTCCCAGCGCGGTGGACTGAGGCTTCACCGAAgccttctgctctctctggtTATGAGGACTGCTCGAGACGTGTACCTCACTGCCCGCCTGGTCAGCGAGAGCGAAGGAGGGCAGCTCGCCACCGTCCACAGTGTCCAGGAACAGCCAGCGACCGAGGAGCAAATGGATACAAGCAGCACTCAGGTCGAGACCTCCACGCCACAGTGCACCCGGTTAGCTGAATCCATGGATAGCCAGCCGTCCGAGGTGCAAAGCGAGCCTGGATATCCAAGCTGCGCCAGGGGCAAGGAGGACAAGGAGAACCGCAGCCCAGTGAGTACTGATCGCCCCTCAAGAAAACGCCGCGGCAAGGCAGCAGCCGAGCCAGACTTCCTGCCCAGCAAGAAGGCGAGAATGGAAACCGGAGGGGAAAGCCCGGTCATTCGGGGCGCTGGACTCAGAAACTGTAATGGGAACAGCTGTCGAGTGGGTGATTCGTTCACCTCCGTACCACTGTCCCAGGTCGTTGCTGTATTCTGA
- the LOC118221078 gene encoding syntaxin-10, translating to MSLEDPFFVVKGEVQKALSRARGLMERWEELLQEGTPVSRDELDWSTNELRNCLRAIDWDLEDLHETISIVESNPGKFRLGENELQERKDFVERTRQSVQEMKDQLSSPTAVAQREKKNREALLGATGPEHFDGLEPHMVSSDSSYIHEQQQLIIQDQDDQLELVTGSIRVLKDMSGRIGDELDEQAIMLGDFGEEMDQTGSRMDSVLKKMEKVSHMTSSRRQWCAIGVLVVVLIVVLILIFAL from the exons ATGTCGCTGGAGGACCCGTTCTTCGTTGTTAAGGG GGAGGTGCAGAAGGCCCTGTCCCGGGCGCGGGGCCTGATGGAGCGCTgggaggagctgctgcaggagggcACCCCCGTCAGTCGGGACGAGCTGGACTGGAGCACCAACGAGCTGAGGAACTGCCTGAGAGCCATCGACTGGGACCTGGAGGACCTGCACGAGACCATCA GCATCGTGGAGTCCAACCCCGGGAAGTTTCGCCTGGGGGAGAACGAGCTGCAGGAGCGGAAGGACTTTGTGGAGAGGACGCGGCAGTCTGTCCAg GAGATGAAGGATCAGCTGTCGAGCCCCACGGCAGTGGCCcagagggagaagaaaaacCGAGAG GCTCTCCTGGGGGCCACGGGGCCAGAGCACTTCGATGGCTTGGAGCCTCACATGGTCTCGTCCGACTCCAGCTACATCCATGAGCAGCAACAG CTCATCATACAGGACCAGGACGATCAGCTGGAGCTGGTTACGGGCAGCATCAGGGTACTGAAGGACATGTCCGGTCGTATCGGGGATGagctggatgagcaggccat catgctgggagattTCGGCGAGGAGATGGATCAGACTGGCTCACGGATGGACTCGGTGCTGAAGAAGATGGAGAAGGTTTCTCACATGACCAGCA GTAGACGGCAGTGGTGTGCCATTGGAGTCCTGGTGGTGGTCCTGATCGTCGTCCTGATCCTCATCTTTGcactctga